In the Bacteroidota bacterium genome, GACTAAGCATCTACAATGGAAAAAAGTACGTTGAAATATCTGAATTCAAAGAAATTTCTGTAAGCTCAATTGCAACCGATGAACAGAACGACTTATGGATTGGTACAGCAAATCAAGGAATTTTTTTAATTGACAAAAACCAATCCTATAAAAAAGTTCGGAATATTATTGATGCAAGTGGAATAGAGCTTTCCTCTCCTATAAACGGAATTGCAAAATCAAAATCAGGCGATATGTGGGTAGCCACTTACGGGCAAGGGCTCTTTAAATTCGACGATAAGGGTTCGGTGCATTATAGCTTAAAAGATGGGCTATTAAGCGATAATCTTCATACCTTATTTATTGATAGACATGAAAATGTTTGGATAGGCACGTATCAAGCAGGATTATTTAAATTTGATGGTACCTCATTCACCAATTATACAAACAAAGTAGGTTTGGCGGATAATACGGTATATGGAATTTGTGAGAATAAAAAAGGAGAACTCTTTTTTGCCACCGCAGAAGGAGGATTAAGTATTTATGATGGTCAGAAATTTCATACCCTCACTACAAAAAATGGATTAAGCTCTAATCTGATTTACTCTGTTAAAGTGGATAATCAAAACTTATTATGGCTTGGCACAAACAATGGCCTAAACCGCCTAAAACTTAAAGCTGATTTCACTGTTGATTCCCTTAAAATTTTCACCGAACAAAACGGATTGGAAGGCAGTGAATTCATTTCTTCTAATTCGTTATTTATTGATAAGAGTGGAATTATTTGGGCTGGTACCACTAATGGCTTATCAAAATACAACCCCGCACTCGATTTTCCTAATAACACCCCTCCTCCCCTTGTGCTGCAAAGCATTCGCTTATTTAATCAAACCGTAGATTGGAAAAAATATGCCGACAGCGTAGATGCGAAAACCGGCTTGCCGCTGAACCTCGACTTAAGTTATAAAAACAATCACCTCACTTTTAATTTTCAAGCAATTAGTATTGATGACAATTTAAAATACTCGTATCAACTCGAAGGTTTTGATAAGGATTGGTCGGCACTGACTTCGGCTACTGAAGCGGTTTATACCAATATTCCATCAGGTAAGGAATATACGTTTAAAGTGCGCGCTGTGAACGGTGATGGCGTGTGGAGTACCAAAAATATTGAATATCGTTTTTATATCGAAGCGCCTATTTGGCAGCGTTGGTGGTTTATTTCACTGGCCATTATTTTTAGTGTTGCCGGTATATTTTTTTATATCAATTGGCGTACATCAAAATTAGCAGCTGAAAAAAAACACCTCGAAGAAAAAGTAGAAGAGCGCACTACCGAACTGAAGCACACCAACGATTTGCTTTCTGAAGCATTTACGGATATCAAGGATAGTATAAATTACGCACAACGCATACAGGAAGCCATTCTTCCTATGGAATCCATTATTCGTGAAGTATTTCCGGATTCATTTATTTTATTTAAACCACGTGATGTAGTAAGTGGTGATTTTTACTGGTTTGGAACAGTCGAAAAAAATGGCGAAAAACACCACATCATTGCTGCCGCTGATTGCACCGGTCATGGTGTTCCGGGAGCATTCATGAGCATGATTGGCAATACTATTTTGAGCGAAATAATTGTGGCAAAAGAAGTAGTGGAACCCGGACAAATTTTATCTCTTTTGCACCACGGCATTCGAAAAGCGCTTAAACAAAATCTCACCACTTCACGCGATGGAATGGACATTTGTTTGTGTAGTATTAATTTAACAACACTTAAGGTGAAGTATGCCGGAGCTTACAACCCTTTGTGGGTTTTGCGAAATACGAAAGAAATAGAAGTTATAAAAGCCAACAAGTGCGCCATTGGAGGCTTTACGGAAGACAAACAAATTTTTGAATCGCATGAATTGCAATTGGAGAAGGGCGAAGCTTTGTATTTATTTACCGATGGATATGCCGATCAGTTTGGTGGGGAGTTGGGTAAAAAACTTACCGCCAAAAAATTCAAAGAGGGTATTTTGAGTGTTGCCAATGAGCCAATGACTAAGCAGAAATTTTATTTGGATAATCTGGTGGAAATATGGAAGGGGAAGGAGTTTCAGGTGGATGATATTTTGGTAATTGGGATTAAGGTTTAATGCCTTATTGATTTTCATTTTTTAGGCTATCTTTTTTTGAAACACATAGGAGCATAGGAAACATAGGGTTCGCATAGGAATGAGTTATGTGGCTATGTGTTTATTTTTCATATTGCATTTTTTTTGAAACACATAGGAACATAGGAAACATAGGGTTCGCATAGGAATGAGCTATGTGGCTATGTGTTTATTTTTCACATTGGATTTTTTTTGAACCACATAGGAACATAGGCAACATAGGGTTTACATAGGAATGAGCTATGTGGCTATGTGTTTATTTTTTCAAGTGACTTTGTTGTGAAACCTTCAATCGAAGACGCAAAAAAGCTAACGAATTTTAACTATTCCCGCGAAACATTTTCACCTCCAAAATGTTTCCTAATTTGTGAAGATTGCTTAATATTGTAAACCAAATCACCCCTATGGAAGACATAAAAAACCTGGATAATTTTCAGGCTAAAATTGATAAAGGTTTAAAAATTGAACCTAAAGATTGGATGCCCGAAGCTTACCGTAAACAACTCATCCGCATGATGAGTCAACATGCACACAGCGAAATAGTGGGCATGCTCCCCGAAGGCAATTGGATTACACGAGCCCCAAGCCTTAGAAGAAAAGCCGTTTTACTTAGCAAAGTGCAAGATGAAGCAGGACATGGATTATACCTCTACAGTGCTGCCGAAACGCTTGGTATAGATCGTACCGAACTGCTTGAACAATTACACAGCGGAAAAGCTAAATACTCCAGTATTTTTAATTACCCCACCCTTACTTGGGCGGATGTCGGTGCGATTGGCTGGTTGGTTGACGGCGCAGCTATCATGAATCAAACCATGCTTGCACGCGGTTCTTATGGACCTTATTCACGCGCGATGGTGCGTATTTGCAAAGAAGAGAGTTTCCATAACCGACAAGGATATGAAATTATGACGGTGCTTTCCAATGGAACTGCTGAACAAAAGCAGCTGGCACAGGATGCACTTAACCGCTGGTGGTGGCCTTCAATTATGATGCTTGGTCCGAGTGAAGGACAATCGCCCAACAGTGAACAATTGATGAAATGGAAAGTGAAGCTTGAAAGCAACGATGATATCCGTCAGCGCTTCATTGATCGCACCGTTCCTCAAGGTTTGTTTTTGGGATTAACTTTTCCGGATGCCGATTTAAAATTTAATGAAACTACCGGTCATTATGAGCATGGACCAATTAATTGGGAGGAATTTTTTAATGTGGTTAAAGGTAATGGCCCTTGTAATCGCGAACGTCTTAAGGCGCGCGTAAATGCTGATAAAGAAGGCAAGTGGGTAAGAGAAGCGGCTATGGCTTATGCAGAGAAGAAAAAAGCGAAGGTTGCGGCTTAGGTTGATTTATTGATTAGCCAATTAGCGGATTAGCTGATTAGCTGTTTTTTTGAATTGCTGATTTGTTGATTAAACGATTAAATGATATGCTCTTTTGATAAACCATGTCATCCTGAGGGGAGTCGAAGGGTGATTTTTTGAATTGTAGATTTGTTGATTAAATACTACACTAAATTGATAACCCATGTCATCCTGAGCGGAGTCGAAGGGTGCTTGATGATTTTGATTACGAAATAAAATTAAAAATAGATTAAAAACATGAGTAACGATACGCAATGGCCACTTTGGGAAGTTTTTGTACAGGCCAATCCCGGTATACCACATAAGCATGCAGGAAGTTTACACGCTGCAGACGCTGAGTCTGCACTTATGAACGCTCGTGACGTTTACACACGCAGAAGCGAAGGCATGAGCATTTGGGTGGTTCCTGCCAATTCCATTACCGCATCTAGTCCCGAAGACAGCGCTTCTTTTTTTGAGCCATCAAATGATAAACCGTATCGCCATCCTACTTTTTATAAGATTCCGGATGGGGTGAAGTATTTGTAGATGAGATTTGAGTATTGAGTATTGAGATTTGAGTACAAAGTACAAAGTACAAAGACTTGGGACTTTTTAATTTTAGGGGCTTGTGCATGTTGCTTGGAATTGAGAAAGTTGGATGTGTTATAAGATATATTTAGATTGGTAATTAGTACAAAATATTTGTTAGATAATTAGTAGCATGAATTTAGAAGCGGCGAAATTTGAATATTACTTGCGGATGGGCGACAACAGCTTGATTCTTGGACATCGTTTGAGTGAGTGGTGCGGGCATGGTCCTATTTTGGAAGAAGATATTGCACTCATAAATGTTGCTTTGGATTTAGTAGGACAGTCGCGTTCAATGCTGGATGCAGCAGCTAAGCTGGAAGGGAAAGGACGCACAGAAGACACACTTGCTTACCATCGCAATGCCAATGAGTTTCGAAATGCATTATTAGTTGAACAACCTAATGGTGATTTCGCTAACACAATTGCCCGCCAGTTTTTTTATGATGTATTTCATCAGTTGTTTTTAAGTGAATTAGCAAACAGTAAAGATGCGTTTCTGGCTGCTTTCGCAGAAAAATCATTAAAAGAAGTTAGCTACCACCTGCGTCATAGCAGCGATTGGATGTTACGCTTGGGCGATGGTACCGCAGAAAGTCACGAAAGAATGCAGCAAGCTGTGAATGAGTTATGGATGTATACCGGCGATTTATTCGACATGAATGCGGTGGATGACCTGCTCATAAAAGAAGGTATTGCCGTTAATTTAACTCCGCTTCAAAAAAAATGGCATCAAAAAATTTCTGAAGTGCTCTCGGAAGCCACACTTCAACTTCCTGAAAATACTTACATGCAAAAAGGAAGCAAAGAAGGATTGCATTCCGAATACTTAAGCTACTTGCTTGCCGAAATGCAGTCGATTCCGCGTGCCATGCCTGATGCGATTTGGTAAGAATTAAATTTAAAAGTTTTAAAACTCTCCTTGATTTCAATGGGAGTTTTTTTATTTTTATTCCGAAAGAATTATTACTTTCACTTATTGCAGCGCTGCTCACATGATAGATTATAACAATTTCGAAGAAATACGTCCCTATTCACAGGAAGAATTTGATGCTGCCTGGAACAGAATAAAATGCAACGAAACTTTTCATGCAGCACTTGCATTTTTGTTTGATGAAAAGGAAAAAAATGCACTCATCGAATCGTTTCCCACCTTCGAATCAACGCGTGACTTTCAATTAAAAATTATGCACCGCGCCATACGAAATATCATTGCCAAATCGAGCAATGGATTATCGTGCAGCGGCTTTCAGCACCTTTCTCCGGAGCAATGTTATACCTTCATTTCCAACCATCGTGATATTTTTTTGGATTCGGGAATTCTTCAAATTTTGTTGGTTGAACACGGTCACGATACCAGCGAAATTACTTTTGGAAACAATTTAATGCTGAATCAATTTATTGTGGATATCGGCAAGGTGAATAAAATGTTTACCGTTCACCGCACCGGCAATAGGCGCGAACTCTATGACTATAGCATACGCTTATCAAACTATATGCGCTATGCCATCACCCAAAAAAAACAATCCACTTGGATTGCGCAACGCAATGGCCGCACCAAAAATGGCAAAGATGAAACACAAATCGGACTCTTAAAAATGCTTGCCTCCAGCGCGCCCGATAATTTTGAAAGCGGATTTAATGCCCTCAATATTGTGCCCATTGCTATTTCATACGAATATGAACCTTGCGATATATTTAAAGTGAACGAACGTTATTCTTCCATGCAAAGCGCCTATGTTAAAGCGCCGGATGAAGATTTAAAAAGTATACTATCCGGCGTGACCAATGATAAAGGCAGTATTCATTTAGCAGTTGGAAAACCGGTGAATCAGGTAATTGCTGAAATAGCAAAATCAGGCGATTCCTATAAAAGCCTGAATCAATACATCGATACAGAAATTTACAGCAATTATAAACTTTTTAAAAGCAATTATATTGCATTTGATTTGCTTCACGAATGTGCACTGAATGTGCATCAATACAGTAAATTCGAAAAGCAAAAATTTGAAGACTACCTAGCTCAGAAATTAAATTTTTTAAAAGGTGAGCGCCCGGTACTTCGAAAATTATTTCTCGAATTATATGCCAACCCGGTTGTTAGTGCAATGAAGTTAGTTTCGGTTTCCAATTAATTCATTGTAAAAATAATTTAACCGCAAAGAGCGCCAAGGAGGCGCGGAGAACGCGGAGATTTTTCCTAAATTATACTTTGCTTCTTTTCTGAGTCCTTTGCTGTGCGAAATGCATTCAAATTACATTTAAAAACGATTGTTAAAAATAATCCAAAGACAAATCAGCAAAAATCCGCATCATCCGAGTTATCCGCGTTCAATTTATAAAAAGCACTTCTAATGCACAGCTGAAATGGCTTTGAGATTTAATTGTTTCGATAAATCCAAGAAGCCGGATTTTGGGTAACAGAGCCTTTCCAAATTTCGAAATGTACTTCTGTTTTATTATCGTCATCCGTTAAGGCAGCGCCAATGTATTGCTTGGTTTTTATTTTATCGCCCTTTTGAACAAAGGCATCCGACAAGTTGGAGTAAACGGAGAGGTAATCTCCATGACGAATAATTACGGCTTTTCCGGCACCCGGTATCGAAACAACTCCCGACACTTCACCTTCAAATACACTTCGCACTTGCGCGCCTTGCTTTGTGGCAATATCAATTCCATTGTTTTTCACTTTTACACCTTTTAAAATAGGATGTTCGTGTTCGCCAAAAGAACTTGTTATTACTCCCTCTCCTACCGGCCAAGGTAATCTCGCTCGATTTGCTTCAAAGTTTTCGGATAATTTTTGCGCTTCCGGTGTCAATGAATATCCGTTTTCAGTAACCTTATTTTCCTTCACAGGAGTAGTAACTTCTTTAGTGGTAGCATTTTTGGGATTGGATGCGTTTT is a window encoding:
- a CDS encoding acyltransferase, producing the protein MIDYNNFEEIRPYSQEEFDAAWNRIKCNETFHAALAFLFDEKEKNALIESFPTFESTRDFQLKIMHRAIRNIIAKSSNGLSCSGFQHLSPEQCYTFISNHRDIFLDSGILQILLVEHGHDTSEITFGNNLMLNQFIVDIGKVNKMFTVHRTGNRRELYDYSIRLSNYMRYAITQKKQSTWIAQRNGRTKNGKDETQIGLLKMLASSAPDNFESGFNALNIVPIAISYEYEPCDIFKVNERYSSMQSAYVKAPDEDLKSILSGVTNDKGSIHLAVGKPVNQVIAEIAKSGDSYKSLNQYIDTEIYSNYKLFKSNYIAFDLLHECALNVHQYSKFEKQKFEDYLAQKLNFLKGERPVLRKLFLELYANPVVSAMKLVSVSN
- the paaA gene encoding 1,2-phenylacetyl-CoA epoxidase subunit A; translated protein: MEDIKNLDNFQAKIDKGLKIEPKDWMPEAYRKQLIRMMSQHAHSEIVGMLPEGNWITRAPSLRRKAVLLSKVQDEAGHGLYLYSAAETLGIDRTELLEQLHSGKAKYSSIFNYPTLTWADVGAIGWLVDGAAIMNQTMLARGSYGPYSRAMVRICKEESFHNRQGYEIMTVLSNGTAEQKQLAQDALNRWWWPSIMMLGPSEGQSPNSEQLMKWKVKLESNDDIRQRFIDRTVPQGLFLGLTFPDADLKFNETTGHYEHGPINWEEFFNVVKGNGPCNRERLKARVNADKEGKWVREAAMAYAEKKKAKVAA
- the paaB gene encoding 1,2-phenylacetyl-CoA epoxidase subunit B, with the translated sequence MSNDTQWPLWEVFVQANPGIPHKHAGSLHAADAESALMNARDVYTRRSEGMSIWVVPANSITASSPEDSASFFEPSNDKPYRHPTFYKIPDGVKYL
- a CDS encoding SpoIIE family protein phosphatase produces the protein MKKFTTKNGLANSIVQKIIQDHWGYYWFATQNGLSRFDGKNFKNFHKSDGLPSSDITSLLEDNAGKLWVATAEGLAVFDGIKFTPIHEPGLDRIVYCISKDNRGTMWFATYGSGLISYNGKSYMHYTTKNGLPTDSLFSIMQDSQNNFWVGTYHYGVCKINPSSLTGGKLECKSFSKKDGMSSNNIFCLLEDKAHTIWMGTTNGAVSVIKNGAIQQEIISPEMATDFVSQMIEDRLGNIWIATQEHGLIKKSISENYYYGKNEGLQSQFINSLYLDNSLNLWIGSDQGVCIFRNEAITNFIESDGLTTKEVQCVSQDIDNKVLCGTAIGLSIYNGKKYVEISEFKEISVSSIATDEQNDLWIGTANQGIFLIDKNQSYKKVRNIIDASGIELSSPINGIAKSKSGDMWVATYGQGLFKFDDKGSVHYSLKDGLLSDNLHTLFIDRHENVWIGTYQAGLFKFDGTSFTNYTNKVGLADNTVYGICENKKGELFFATAEGGLSIYDGQKFHTLTTKNGLSSNLIYSVKVDNQNLLWLGTNNGLNRLKLKADFTVDSLKIFTEQNGLEGSEFISSNSLFIDKSGIIWAGTTNGLSKYNPALDFPNNTPPPLVLQSIRLFNQTVDWKKYADSVDAKTGLPLNLDLSYKNNHLTFNFQAISIDDNLKYSYQLEGFDKDWSALTSATEAVYTNIPSGKEYTFKVRAVNGDGVWSTKNIEYRFYIEAPIWQRWWFISLAIIFSVAGIFFYINWRTSKLAAEKKHLEEKVEERTTELKHTNDLLSEAFTDIKDSINYAQRIQEAILPMESIIREVFPDSFILFKPRDVVSGDFYWFGTVEKNGEKHHIIAAADCTGHGVPGAFMSMIGNTILSEIIVAKEVVEPGQILSLLHHGIRKALKQNLTTSRDGMDICLCSINLTTLKVKYAGAYNPLWVLRNTKEIEVIKANKCAIGGFTEDKQIFESHELQLEKGEALYLFTDGYADQFGGELGKKLTAKKFKEGILSVANEPMTKQKFYLDNLVEIWKGKEFQVDDILVIGIKV
- the paaC gene encoding phenylacetate-CoA oxygenase subunit PaaC, encoding MNLEAAKFEYYLRMGDNSLILGHRLSEWCGHGPILEEDIALINVALDLVGQSRSMLDAAAKLEGKGRTEDTLAYHRNANEFRNALLVEQPNGDFANTIARQFFYDVFHQLFLSELANSKDAFLAAFAEKSLKEVSYHLRHSSDWMLRLGDGTAESHERMQQAVNELWMYTGDLFDMNAVDDLLIKEGIAVNLTPLQKKWHQKISEVLSEATLQLPENTYMQKGSKEGLHSEYLSYLLAEMQSIPRAMPDAIW